The following DNA comes from Cellulophaga sp. HaHa_2_95.
TTATCTCTGATAATTCTGAGGGTGCACCTAAAGAGATAACTTTTTCAATAGAATTTATTGGGTTTTTATATTGGTTATATAGGCTGGTCATACCACCAACAGAATGCCCTATGATATATTTAGGAAGGTATGTCTCAATAATTTTTTCTGCACATTTATTATACAGCGGAACATTAAATATGTGACCAGAAGAATTCCCATGACCAGGAGCATCAAAGGCAATAATGGTATAGTCTTCTTTTTTTAAATCATCAATTAAATTGCGCCATCTAAAAACATTACTTTCCCAACCGTGCAGAAGAAGTACGGTTCCTTTAGTGCCTGTCCATTTATAGGTTTGTAACTGAATCTCATCTACTGTAAGAATGTTATTTTTAGCCTTGTCAAGAAATTCTTTCTGGTGCGGTTTTACTTTGCCACTCCTAGGGGTGCAAAAAAGCTCAAATGCTTTCTGCGCCGCTTTTTCTTTAGAGACCAACGCTAAAGAGTTAAAATAGCTTCCGTAAAACAAAGGAATGTATTTATTGAGTATTTTTTTCATCAGGAATCTTCTCTATGAACTTTTGTAAAATCAAAAGCGGGTAAGCATACCGCCAAATATTCACATTCCTCATCAAAAGGATTAGCATATTGTACGCGCGTATTCTTTTCTATTTTTATAGATTGCCCAGCTTCTAATATGATAGTTTCATCAGCAATCGTAAATTGTTTTTTCCCTTTGATAATATATGTGTACTCATCAAACTCAGGAGTTTGAAAAGGTTCGCTCCAACCTGGTGGTGCAATCATATGAGCAATACTAACTTGGTCATCATGAGTACTAGCCTTGCCAAAATGTTCTTCAATGGTTTTACCATCTGTTGTAGGAACTACAAAAGGCGATTTTTGAATAGTATATTTCTTCATTGGGTTAAGAGTAAACAATAGTTAAAATTTATTCCCAAGCAAGCATCATATATTTGATCTTTGCGGCATCTGGAATCTGTACTTCTTCGATATTTACACTAGAATCATATCTAAGGCTAGAAGGTAATTCTTGCTTATCTATGGTGAAATATAGCCCCGTATCTTTCAATAAAATTACCACATTATTCATAGAGGTAATTATTTTTTTAATAGCATACTTATCTTTAATATCTTTAAAGGTGCTGTTCATAGAGACGCCTTTATCAGTGACATAGCGCGGGTCATAAATTCTAATATTTTCTATTTTTGGCACACTATCTCTAGTAGGAGTAAGGCTCAATAATTGTTTGCCTCCTTTTTCATAGATATCAATCTTATTATAGATGAAATTAGATTTTATAATGCGTGTAGTATCCGTATTAGTGTCATTCAAAACTTCATTTTTAAATCCTACTTGTAAATTTAGATTAGGAATACCATTTTCAGCAACTATAGAATCTTCAGCATAAATGGTTTCCAGGTCAATTACCTTGGTGTCTTTTGTAAGTTGGCCAATAACACCAGTGCTGATATTAAATTTTTTATCAGCAGATTCACAGTTTAAGAATAGTAAAGAAGTTGCGGCAAGGGCAACAGATAATATTTTTTTCATTCGGTAGTTTAATTTTTAAATGATTTTTTAACGCATTACTTTTTTTAGGACACCTAAAACTCCACGAATAAAGGTAGCGCTGGTTAACACTTTTATAATAGGGTTTTGTCGTGTACTCGTTCTGCTTCTAGAAGAAGATTTTGTAGTCTTTGGTTTTTCTTTCTCCTTTTCTGCTTGCGCTTCTGCTTTTTCTATTTTTTCATTTAGAAGTTCATAGGCACTTTCTCTGTCTATAATATCTTCATATTTCTTAACCAGCTTAGATTTTTTAATCAGTGTACTTAATTCACTTTCCGTTAAAACATCCATTCTACTCATGGGAGCTCTAAGCATAGTGGCTGCTAATGGCGTAGGTCTTCCTTTTTCATCTAGCGCAGAAATTAACGCCTCGCCGATACCTAGAGACGTTAACACCTCTTTAGTATCGTAATACTCAGAATCAGGGTAATTCTCGGCAGTAAGTTTAATTGATTTTCTATCTCTAGCAGTAAAAGCACGTAATGCATGTTGTACTTTTAAACCCAATTGTGCCAAAACATCATTAGGAACATCGGTAGGGTTTTGGGTGACAAAATAGACGCCGATTCCTTTTGAACGAATAAGTTTAACAATGTTCTCTATTTGATCAATAAGCGCTTTTGAAGCTTCATCAAAAATTAAATGTGCCTCGTCTATAAACAACACTAATTCTGGCTTATCACTATCTCCTTGTTCAGGGAAAGTGCTGTAGATCTCCGCAAGCAAACTCAGCATAAATGTAGAGAATAATTTAGGACGGTCTTGAATATCAGTTAAACGTAATATATTAATGTAACCGTTTCCATTTTCATCAATGCGTGTCAAATCATTGACATCAAAAGATTTTTCTCCAAAGAAAAGTTCGGCTCCTTGTTGCTCTAATTCAATCACTTTTCTAAGAATAGTACCTGTAGAACTAGTGCTGATACGCCCGTAATTTTCTTTGAATTCTTCTTTTCCGCCATCGGTAGCGTATTGTAGTACTTTTTTGAAATCTTTTAAATCTAAAAGAGGTAATTTATTATCATCACAGTATTTAAAAATAACCGCAACAATACCTTCCTGCGTTTCAGATAAATCTAAAATTCGGGAAAGTAAAATAGGTCCAAACTCAGAAACTGTCGCTCGTAGTTTTACGCCATCTTGCTCCGAGAGTGATAAAATTTCTACAGGGAAACCCTTAGCTTCAAACGGAATGCCAATTTTAGCATGGCGTTCATCAATCTTGGCATGCCCGGGACTTGGTTGCGCAATACCACTTAAATCACCTTTTAAATCCATCAGCATCACAGGAATTCCTTTTTCGGAAAGATTTTCGGCAAGAACCTGTAGGGTTTTCGTTTTTCCTGTACCTGTTGCTCCCGCAATTAAACCATGTCTGTTTAATGTTTTTAAAGGTATTTTAACAAAGGCATTTGTTACGGTTTCGCCATCTAAAATAGCAGATCCCATAGTGATAAAATCACCTTTTGTTTTGTAGCCTTCTTCGATGTAGGAGAGGAATTCGTCTTTGGTACTCATTGAAGTTAATTTTGTATAAAAATAAGGGTTTTTTAGGCAACTTTAAAAATGTAATCTCTCTTAGATTTTTGTAAGGACAAATTTAATTGTTATGCGATAGACTCATAAGTAAAATGTATCTTTGCAGCATGGTAGAAAATGATGTTTTGACATTAGTCAATAAAGGAGAAATGTTGCCGTTAATGGAAGAGTTTTATACGATCCAAGGAGAGGGTTTCCATAAAGGTACTGCGGCTTATTTTATTCGAGTAGGTGGTTGTGACGTGGGATGCCACTGGTGTGATGTAAAAGAAAGCTGGAATGCAGATACACATCCTCCAACAGCAACAGACACCATAATTTCTAATGCAGCAAAATATTCTGACACTATTGTAATTACAGGTGGAGAACCACTAACCTGGGATATGGGGCCTTTAACAAAAGGTTTAAAAGCTAGAAATCTCCAAACGCATATTGAAACTTCTGGAGCGTATCCGCTCTCTGGTGAGTGGGATTGGATTTGCCTATCACCTAAGAAAAATAAATTACCGGAAGGAAGAATCTATGATGAAGCACATGAATTAAAAATGATCATTTTTAATAAGCACGACTTTATTTTTGCAGAAGAACAAGCCGCAAAAACCAATAAAGATTGTATTTTGTATTTACAACCAGAATGGAGCGTTCGTGACAAAATGGTACCACTTATCGTAGATTATGTAATGAAAAATCCGAAATGGAAAGTATCCTTACAAACCCATAAGTATTTAAATATACCTTAATGTCTAATGTTTGGTTTGCCTAGAAACGGCTAATAGAAGGCGCTAAATTATCTTCCGCCGTTAGCTTTTAGATCACGTAAGCATTCAACATCTAATTCTGGCACTTGTCCGTTTTTAGCAGTTATGGCTTCTTTCATAGCGGCTCCAAACTCTAATTCTGCACGCATTAAACAGCCATCTTGGTTGCAATGTTGACTCGGTGTTTCTACACCATTTTCATTCGTAAAAGTTCCTTCATGATCGTTCACCATTTCAGTTCCAATATTTACAAGTCCAAGTAAGTGTCCTAATTCATGATGTAAGGTAGCTGTTTCTACAGTGGCCACATCTACGCGGAATGATTTGTTAGCTAAATCTATAATCGTAGATTCATAAATTACTAATGAGGTATTTCTAAAGGCAGCACCTAAAGTTACCAAATCTTCTTCTGGCTCGTCTTCATCAGAAGGGGCATCAGAAAAATAAATAAAGAGGGCTAAAGTATCGTCTGTGTTGTAGGCTGTTCTTTCTTCCTGTATTATATCATCTACCTCATTTATCGATAGATTTTCTTTTCCTGAAGAACTCAATTCTAAGTATTGAATTTCAACGGTTTCTTTAAAAGTAGTTTCCTTGATAAATTCGATAAAATCATCAATAGCAGTTTCGTCAGGTTTAAAACCTGTTACATACCCTATTTCTATTAAAAGCTTATCAAAATTTGCGTTGGATAAAAAATCATTTGCGGAGTCTCCGGTGCCTTGTAAATTAGGAACTTTATTTATAGTTACATTTGGGTCTGTAGATCCAGAACTTTCGGTGTCTGTACTCGTACTTTTAGAGCAATTAACAAATACCAAAAAGGCTAATAAAAGAACAACGGGGAAACTTTTTTTCATAACGTCATGTATCAAATTAGATCATAGATCAACTAAAATAACGTATTTACGAAAAATCTATTGTTGTTTTAAGGTAAGTTTGGCTAAATAATCAAAATGTTCGCCTTCTTTTACAAGCTCACATTCTAAATTATTAGCTACTGCAGCTCTTTGTAGCGTGTTGTAGTCTAAGTATAACCAATTGAAAGATTCACTTTTTTTAGATTGATATTCCATTTCGAAAGAGACTTCTCCGTAGTATTCAACATCGGGAATCCAATATCCGCCATCCTCATCGGGATCAAACATATATAAGATATCACTTGAATCTAGAAGTATTTGTCCCCCAGGGTTTAAGAATGATTTTAATTGGGTTAGAAATTTATTTATGTGATTTAGTTTCCCTGCCAAACCAATACCATTCATTAAAAGAAGTAGGGTATCAAATTTTTGATCTTTAAAGTCATAAAGATTTATACAGACTGTTTTTGTTATTCCTCTAGCCTTACATACTTCAATAGCTCCTTTAGAACTGTCTAATGCAGTAACATTTTTTCCGGTTTCTTGTAAATACAAACTATGACTTCCTGCTCCACAACCGATATCTAAAATAGTACCTTTTGCTAGTTGTAATGCTTTTTTTTCTAAGGGAGGCATTTCTGCATACGAACGAAATAAATAAGGAATGGGGATTATATCTTCTTCCTCTAAAGAGGAGTAGGTTTTTATATCTGTAGTATAGTTTCCGTTTTGAAAATCTAAAACTGCTGCGCCTAAAATATCAGTTTGCATTTAATTTGTAATTTGCGGCAAAATTCAGCATTTTAACCCATTCACAAAAATAAAACGCGACCAGATGAAACTATTAAAAAATTTTTTGACATTATTCTTACTAATTACATTATCTAGTTGCGGACAAGAAGCAACTTTTCAAGAAGATGTAATGACTTATTTAAAGAGTAATGGAACAGCAAAGCAGTACAACTATGCGTATGATGAGTTGTTAAAAATGTTAGGCAATCAATTTCCGAAGACAACAGAAAATGCAACAGGTTGGGACTATTTAGAAGCCAACAAGGAAAAATACGTTAGTGAGATGTTGAGTCTACTAGAGCCCGTGTATGTTAAGAACTTTACACATGAAGAAATAAAAAAAATGAATGCCTTCTACCAGTCAGAAGCAGGTAAGCAGTTAGTGGCAGATGGAGAGAAGTTGACAGAAGACCAGAAAAAAGAAGTGAATGACTTTTATGGTTCTGAAACGGGCAAAATAATTGTAGAGAAGCAGCCTGTTTTGGCAGCTGAGATTGGAAAGGTTTCTGAAGGTTGGAGTAGAGACTTGTATGAAACAGCTTTAAGCATGTTAAAATAATGGAAGAATTTATAGCGCAACTCCCTAAGCTGGCAAAGGATAAACAGAATGAGAATAAGAAATTCTTTGCTAAGCTAAAGAAGAAAACACCAAAAAATTTGGATTATCTCATGCAAGAATTGCATGAAAACGAATTTGAACGCACAGATTGTTTGGAGTGTGCTAACTGCTGCAAAACTACCGGGCCGTTATTTACAAACGCAGATGTTGAGCGTATTTCAAAGCATTTCAGGCAAAAACCACAACAATTTATAGACCAATATTTGCGCATAGATGATGAGAATGATTATGTGTTGCAACAGGTGCCGTGTACTTTTTTAGGGACGGATAATTATTGTTCTATCTATGATGTACGCCCAAAAGCATGCAGAGAATTCCCGCATACGGATCGTAAAAAGTTTCAGCAAATTAGTAATTTGACGATCAAAAATGTGGCTATTTGCCCAGCGGCATATAATATAGTAGAAGAAATGAAGAAACGTATTAGCTAAGGGTATGTTAGCGTTCTTTTCGGTTTAGTTTTATATATTTAAACAGATGGAAGCACTAATACATTACTTTGAAACAATATCTTCTTTCCATCGATCCTTATTTTTAATAGGTGGGATTTCTTTTTTTTTGGCTGTTGGAAGGAGCTATCCCCTTGGTATTTTTTAAGTATAGAAAATGGAAGCATACCTTACCAAATTTGTTCTTTACAGGAACAACGGTACTTATCAATTTTGCCTTGGCCTTTCTGTTATTAAACACTAGTGATTGGACGGTAGAAGCTAATTTTGACATTATTAATTGGCTCCCATTACGTTTCTGGGCCTATGTTGTTTTAGGGGTGTTATTATTAGATTTTTTTGGTGCGTACTTAGCGCATTATACAGAGCATAAAATAAAATGGTTGTGGAGGATACATTTGGTGCATCATACAGATCATCATGTAGACGCAACTACAGCAAACAGACACCACCCTTTTGAAAGTATTATACGCTTTGTGTTTACATTATTTGGTGTTGTAATAGTCGGCGCGCCAATTGGAATTGTAATGTTATATCAGTCTGTATCTTTAATAGCTACGCAATTTACCCATGCAAGTATTAAACTGCCTAAAAAAGTAGATGAGATATTGAGTTGGGTATTGGTGTCACCAGATATGCATAAAGTACACCATCATTATAAGTTGCCATATACAGATGCTAATTACGGAAATATATTTTCTATTTGGGATCGCATTTTTGGCACTTTTATGACCTATGATCGGGAAGCTATCGTGTATGGAGTAGATACATTTCCTAATGAAGAGGAAAACGGAGTTATTAAATCACTCTTAAAACAACCTTTTCATAAATATTGAAAGCCAACCACCGTAAACAAGTAATTTAATATTTTAGGAATAGTACATGATTAGGGTTCGTGCGGGTTTCTGAAATTTGATAATCATGAGATCCCACAATTTTAAATCCGCTTTTTTTATAAAACCGAAGGGCTTTCTCATTTTCGGTCCATACATAAAGCCATAGACCTAATTGGTTTTCGTTTTTAGACAGCGCTACGTTATGATTAAATAATGCAGTTCCTAAATTTTGACCATGAAACTCTTGTAAAAGATAAATCCTATCTAATTTGGTAATATTTTTTTCGGAAATATTTGGGTGTGTTTGGTTAAACGCAATTTTAGAGTACCCCGCCAGATCGTCATTACTATAGATTAAATAATAAATGTTATTGGGGTTATTTAGCTCATCAAAAAAAGCAGTTTCCGTATAATACTTAGCTGTAAAGGCAGCTATATCTTTTTCAGGGGCACTTCTACCATGGGTTTGTAAAAATGCTTCTTTTCCAATTTCAGAGAGTAACCTACTGTCTTCCGTTGTGGCTTTAGTAATATTCATAGAAGTGCATTCAGCGCAATTTATTTTATTTTTCACGAAAAGGCTATTGATATAATAGGTGTTTACCTCTAATTTTCTTGAAGCTCACTATATCCGTTTGCCATGTTTCTCTTATTTCAGTGGCATTCATTCCGGCTTCAATTTGTTTTTGCAGCTTCTCCGTTCCGGCATGTTTTGTAAACCCGCTGGTTAAAAAGAATACGCTTTTATCTTTTGTGTGAGTATAAGCATCGATAATCCACTGAAGATCTACCGTTTTTAAGTCTGAGGTGTCTATCGTTGTTAAATCAGAACCAAAACAAACTTCACCTTTGTGTTTTGGGTATTTAGCACCAAAATTAGCAATGGGAGTGTAGGAAAAGCTATAATGAGACTGGTCTAGAAAAGGAGCGCCGTAACGTTGAAACTGAAATTCGGTGCCACGCCCCGCATTGACATCAGTACCCTCAAAAAGCCCTAAGCTTGGATATAATTTTATGGACAGGTCATTGGGTAAATTGGGGGAAGGTCTAATTGGTAGGCTATAAAAGTATTCGTGATTGTAATGATCCATTGGTACTACGGTTAAGTTGGTCTTCACTCCATCGGTTAACCAACCCTCTTCATTTATCATTTGAGCATACTCGCCAATAGTCATTCCGTACACCAAAGGTATTTGGGTCATTCCTAGGAAACTAGTGTGTTCAGATTCCATCGTTGGTCCGTCTACATAATGTGCATTCGGGTTTGGTCTATCTAAGACAATTACAGGAATATTTTGTTCAGCACAAGCTTCCATAACAAGTTGCAATGTAGCAATATACGTGTAGAATCTAACGCCAACATCTTGAATATCAAATAATACTAAATCAATATCCTTCAATTGTTCTTTTGAAGGTTTCCTGTTTTTTCCATAGAGCGAAACAAGGGGCAGTCCGGTTTTTTTATCTAATCCATCTTTTACATGCTCCCCAGCATCTATAACACCTCTAAATCCGTGTTCAGGAGCAAAAACCTTAGCAATAGAAATATTTAAGGTCGCTAAGGAGTCTACGATATGAGTGTAGCCCGAAGTGTTAAAAATTACACTAGTCTGGTTGGCGACTATTGCAATGTTTTTGCCTTTTAGTAGGGGTAAATATGCAGCCGTTTTATTTGCAGCGATAACTAAGGGCGTATCTATGGCTTTTAGTGCTTTTATATTTAGGCTTTCTTCAGTCTTAATTGTCGTCTTCTTTGTCTTTCCACAAGAAGAAATCACTAAAACCAATAATAAAAATGTATTTTTGAGACAAGGAAAAAGCATCATAAATTGAATTTAGAATATTTTATTGCAAAACGACTTTCGTCTGGTAAAGGGCATAAAAATAGTATTTCGGCTCCGATAATAAAAATAGCAATAGCAGCAATTACAATAAGTATTGTAATGATGTTAATTGCCATAGCGACTGGTGGCGGACTCAAGAAAAAGATTAGAGAAAAAATAGCGGCTTTTAATGGGCATATCCAGATTAGCACTTTTGACAATAACAGGTCAGATGTTTCTGTGTCTCCTATTTACTTAGAGCAAGATTTCTATCCAGAATTTAAAAATGTTTCAGGCATACAGCATGTGCAGGCAGTTGCTAGTAAAGGCGGAATTGTACGTACAGAAGAGACTGTAGAAGGTATTTTGGCCAAAGGTGTAGGTCAAGATTATAACTGGAGCGTTTTTGAAGAATTTATAGTAGCAGGTAGGGTTCCTAATTTTTTGGAGGACCGTAGTGATGAAGTCCTGATTTCTAGACTACTGTCTAATAAGTTAAAGTTAAAATTAGGAGACACATTCATGTCTATCTTTTTAAGAGATAATGACCCTTCTAAAATGCCTAATCAGCAAAAATCTACCATTGTGGGCATTTATGATAGTGGATTTGAAGAGTTTGATGCTACCTATGTTTTTATGGATATTCGCCATATTCAGCGTATGAATAAATGGGAAGACAATCAAATTGGAAATTTTGAAATCTTTATAGACGATTTTGATGCTATCGATGAGAAAAGTTTAGAAATAAGTGGAAAAACCTTTTCGCTACTGCAAACAACTACAATAAAAGATAAATTTAGCTTCATATTTCAATGGTTAGACCTTTTTGATTTTAATACGGCATTGATCATCGGAATTATGATTTTGGTAGGAGGTATTAATATGATTACGGCATTGTTGGTGCTAATTTTAGAGCGTACCACAATGATTGGGATTTTAAAAGCATTAGGTGCCAATGATTGGAGTGTTAGAAAAATATTCTTATACAATGCTGCTTATCTTATTAGTATTGGATTATTCTTAGGAAATTTTATTGGCTTAGGAATAATTTGGGCACAGGACAAGTATAG
Coding sequences within:
- a CDS encoding alpha/beta fold hydrolase, with protein sequence MKKILNKYIPLFYGSYFNSLALVSKEKAAQKAFELFCTPRSGKVKPHQKEFLDKAKNNILTVDEIQLQTYKWTGTKGTVLLLHGWESNVFRWRNLIDDLKKEDYTIIAFDAPGHGNSSGHIFNVPLYNKCAEKIIETYLPKYIIGHSVGGMTSLYNQYKNPINSIEKVISLGAPSELSEIMANYQKILKFNTKVLTGINELFIRKFKFTINDFSVSRMAKDISKKGLLIHDKFDKIAPYHASERVHKNWKESQLITTEGLGHSLHQEVVNKEIIAFLKS
- a CDS encoding cupin domain-containing protein, whose amino-acid sequence is MKKYTIQKSPFVVPTTDGKTIEEHFGKASTHDDQVSIAHMIAPPGWSEPFQTPEFDEYTYIIKGKKQFTIADETIILEAGQSIKIEKNTRVQYANPFDEECEYLAVCLPAFDFTKVHREDS
- a CDS encoding helicase HerA-like domain-containing protein, producing MSTKDEFLSYIEEGYKTKGDFITMGSAILDGETVTNAFVKIPLKTLNRHGLIAGATGTGKTKTLQVLAENLSEKGIPVMLMDLKGDLSGIAQPSPGHAKIDERHAKIGIPFEAKGFPVEILSLSEQDGVKLRATVSEFGPILLSRILDLSETQEGIVAVIFKYCDDNKLPLLDLKDFKKVLQYATDGGKEEFKENYGRISTSSTGTILRKVIELEQQGAELFFGEKSFDVNDLTRIDENGNGYINILRLTDIQDRPKLFSTFMLSLLAEIYSTFPEQGDSDKPELVLFIDEAHLIFDEASKALIDQIENIVKLIRSKGIGVYFVTQNPTDVPNDVLAQLGLKVQHALRAFTARDRKSIKLTAENYPDSEYYDTKEVLTSLGIGEALISALDEKGRPTPLAATMLRAPMSRMDVLTESELSTLIKKSKLVKKYEDIIDRESAYELLNEKIEKAEAQAEKEKEKPKTTKSSSRSRTSTRQNPIIKVLTSATFIRGVLGVLKKVMR
- a CDS encoding 7-carboxy-7-deazaguanine synthase QueE, giving the protein MVENDVLTLVNKGEMLPLMEEFYTIQGEGFHKGTAAYFIRVGGCDVGCHWCDVKESWNADTHPPTATDTIISNAAKYSDTIVITGGEPLTWDMGPLTKGLKARNLQTHIETSGAYPLSGEWDWICLSPKKNKLPEGRIYDEAHELKMIIFNKHDFIFAEEQAAKTNKDCILYLQPEWSVRDKMVPLIVDYVMKNPKWKVSLQTHKYLNIP
- a CDS encoding bifunctional 2-polyprenyl-6-hydroxyphenol methylase/3-demethylubiquinol 3-O-methyltransferase UbiG — its product is MQTDILGAAVLDFQNGNYTTDIKTYSSLEEEDIIPIPYLFRSYAEMPPLEKKALQLAKGTILDIGCGAGSHSLYLQETGKNVTALDSSKGAIEVCKARGITKTVCINLYDFKDQKFDTLLLLMNGIGLAGKLNHINKFLTQLKSFLNPGGQILLDSSDILYMFDPDEDGGYWIPDVEYYGEVSFEMEYQSKKSESFNWLYLDYNTLQRAAVANNLECELVKEGEHFDYLAKLTLKQQ
- a CDS encoding DUF2059 domain-containing protein gives rise to the protein MKLLKNFLTLFLLITLSSCGQEATFQEDVMTYLKSNGTAKQYNYAYDELLKMLGNQFPKTTENATGWDYLEANKEKYVSEMLSLLEPVYVKNFTHEEIKKMNAFYQSEAGKQLVADGEKLTEDQKKEVNDFYGSETGKIIVEKQPVLAAEIGKVSEGWSRDLYETALSMLK
- a CDS encoding YkgJ family cysteine cluster protein, with product MEEFIAQLPKLAKDKQNENKKFFAKLKKKTPKNLDYLMQELHENEFERTDCLECANCCKTTGPLFTNADVERISKHFRQKPQQFIDQYLRIDDENDYVLQQVPCTFLGTDNYCSIYDVRPKACREFPHTDRKKFQQISNLTIKNVAICPAAYNIVEEMKKRIS
- a CDS encoding GNAT family N-acetyltransferase → MNITKATTEDSRLLSEIGKEAFLQTHGRSAPEKDIAAFTAKYYTETAFFDELNNPNNIYYLIYSNDDLAGYSKIAFNQTHPNISEKNITKLDRIYLLQEFHGQNLGTALFNHNVALSKNENQLGLWLYVWTENEKALRFYKKSGFKIVGSHDYQISETRTNPNHVLFLKY
- a CDS encoding exo-beta-N-acetylmuramidase NamZ domain-containing protein, which encodes MMLFPCLKNTFLLLVLVISSCGKTKKTTIKTEESLNIKALKAIDTPLVIAANKTAAYLPLLKGKNIAIVANQTSVIFNTSGYTHIVDSLATLNISIAKVFAPEHGFRGVIDAGEHVKDGLDKKTGLPLVSLYGKNRKPSKEQLKDIDLVLFDIQDVGVRFYTYIATLQLVMEACAEQNIPVIVLDRPNPNAHYVDGPTMESEHTSFLGMTQIPLVYGMTIGEYAQMINEEGWLTDGVKTNLTVVPMDHYNHEYFYSLPIRPSPNLPNDLSIKLYPSLGLFEGTDVNAGRGTEFQFQRYGAPFLDQSHYSFSYTPIANFGAKYPKHKGEVCFGSDLTTIDTSDLKTVDLQWIIDAYTHTKDKSVFFLTSGFTKHAGTEKLQKQIEAGMNATEIRETWQTDIVSFKKIRGKHLLYQ
- a CDS encoding ABC transporter permease, with product MNLEYFIAKRLSSGKGHKNSISAPIIKIAIAAITISIVMMLIAIATGGGLKKKIREKIAAFNGHIQISTFDNNRSDVSVSPIYLEQDFYPEFKNVSGIQHVQAVASKGGIVRTEETVEGILAKGVGQDYNWSVFEEFIVAGRVPNFLEDRSDEVLISRLLSNKLKLKLGDTFMSIFLRDNDPSKMPNQQKSTIVGIYDSGFEEFDATYVFMDIRHIQRMNKWEDNQIGNFEIFIDDFDAIDEKSLEISGKTFSLLQTTTIKDKFSFIFQWLDLFDFNTALIIGIMILVGGINMITALLVLILERTTMIGILKALGANDWSVRKIFLYNAAYLISIGLFLGNFIGLGIIWAQDKYRMFKFPNPKEYYIEYIPVHISVTAIVALNIGVMILCLLMLIIPSYIITKITPVKAIKFD